One stretch of Roseimicrobium sp. ORNL1 DNA includes these proteins:
- a CDS encoding glycosyltransferase family 2 protein — MALSVVIPAYNEEKTICRVVTRVLELGFVKEVIVVDDASKDNTAETVRSLTQGDARVRLERHATNQGKGAALRTGFSAATGGVVIVQDADLEYDPGEYHLVLDPIAKGHAHVVYGSRFAGGRAHRVLYFWHSVGNKCLTTLSNCFTNLNLTDMETGMKAFRKHVLDQIHIEENRFGFEPEITAKVARLGVPMYEVPISYYGRTYLEGKKIGWKDGVRAVWCIVKYGLLPHGGKRLLATAADADNTAIQKPSAITPDSAS; from the coding sequence CTGGCACTATCTGTCGTAATCCCCGCCTATAACGAGGAGAAGACGATTTGCCGCGTGGTGACCAGGGTGCTGGAGTTGGGCTTTGTGAAGGAAGTCATCGTGGTGGATGACGCCTCGAAGGACAACACCGCCGAGACGGTCAGAAGCCTGACCCAAGGTGATGCACGTGTGCGACTGGAAAGGCACGCAACCAATCAGGGCAAGGGAGCCGCGCTACGCACCGGTTTCAGCGCGGCCACAGGCGGTGTGGTTATCGTGCAAGATGCAGACCTGGAATATGATCCTGGTGAATATCATCTCGTGCTCGATCCCATTGCCAAGGGACATGCGCACGTGGTGTACGGATCCCGTTTCGCCGGTGGCCGCGCTCATCGCGTGCTCTACTTCTGGCACAGCGTGGGAAACAAGTGCCTCACGACGCTCTCCAACTGCTTCACAAACCTGAATCTCACGGACATGGAGACCGGGATGAAGGCCTTTCGCAAGCACGTGCTCGACCAGATTCATATTGAAGAGAACCGCTTCGGCTTTGAGCCGGAGATCACGGCGAAAGTGGCACGGCTCGGCGTGCCCATGTATGAGGTGCCGATTTCCTACTACGGTCGAACCTATCTGGAGGGCAAAAAGATAGGTTGGAAGGACGGCGTGCGCGCCGTGTGGTGCATCGTAAAATACGGTCTGCTTCCTCACGGCGGGAAGAGGCTTCTCGCCACCGCTGCAGATGCCGACAATACCGCCATTCAAAAGCCCTCCGCCATTACTCCAGACTCCGCTTCATGA
- a CDS encoding GNAT family N-acetyltransferase, which translates to MSASADLSSLVIRELTVDEFPQILPLIAQHNSKLDPAELQRRLQSMIPRDYHCIAAFLEDRMVGVAGYWISTRFYSGEYMDVDNVFVLPELRSHGIGWRMMDWLHEKAQELRCKVVMLDSYTSYVDAHRFYLRMGYEILGYHFIKRLPESPQPA; encoded by the coding sequence ATGTCTGCTTCCGCTGATCTCTCCAGCCTCGTCATCCGCGAGCTGACCGTGGATGAGTTTCCACAGATCCTGCCGCTGATTGCACAGCACAATTCCAAGCTGGATCCCGCGGAGCTGCAGCGGCGATTGCAGTCCATGATTCCCCGCGACTACCACTGCATCGCCGCCTTCCTCGAAGATCGCATGGTGGGTGTGGCAGGCTACTGGATCAGCACCCGCTTCTACTCGGGTGAATACATGGATGTGGACAATGTCTTCGTGCTGCCGGAACTGCGCTCCCATGGCATCGGCTGGCGCATGATGGACTGGCTCCATGAGAAGGCGCAGGAACTCCGCTGCAAGGTCGTGATGCTGGACTCCTACACGAGCTATGTGGATGCACACCGCTTCTACCTGCGCATGGGATATGAAATCCTGGGCTATCATTTCATCAAACGCCTGCCCGAATCTCCCCAGCCCGCGTAG
- a CDS encoding GNAT family N-acetyltransferase: MPTIRPATEADLPAINAIYNHYVLHSTCTYQTEPSTAEERLEWFRQHGEKHPVIVAEEDGQVVGWGSLSRFHPRAAYGHSVEDSVYLHHEWQGRGLGGILLGELLRLAKELGHHTVLGGIDADQAASVALHAKFGFVKVSHLKEVGYKQDRWLDVIWMQKML, from the coding sequence ATGCCCACCATCCGTCCTGCCACTGAGGCTGATCTGCCTGCCATCAATGCCATTTATAATCACTACGTGCTGCACTCCACGTGCACCTATCAAACAGAGCCGAGCACGGCAGAGGAACGACTGGAGTGGTTCCGGCAGCATGGAGAGAAGCATCCCGTCATCGTGGCCGAGGAAGATGGGCAGGTGGTCGGCTGGGGCTCACTGAGCCGGTTTCACCCACGCGCGGCGTATGGACACAGCGTGGAGGATTCTGTGTACCTGCATCATGAGTGGCAGGGTCGCGGACTGGGTGGCATCCTTCTGGGAGAGCTTCTGCGTCTCGCGAAGGAACTGGGCCATCACACCGTGCTCGGCGGCATCGATGCCGACCAGGCCGCAAGCGTGGCGCTGCATGCGAAGTTCGGCTTTGTGAAAGTATCCCACCTCAAGGAAGTGGGCTACAAGCAGGACCGCTGGCTGGATGTGATCTGGATGCAGAAGATGCTGTGA
- a CDS encoding cysteine desulfurase family protein, which produces MIYLDSNATTQIDPRVVEAMLPFLTEHYANPSASYRAARHVRQAVDHAREQVAALIGCEPGELIFMSSGTEANNAALFSALTLHTPHRRHLVSAKTEHSAVLEVARRWMEEGNPTTFLDVDEGGTVHPASWSRCVQPGQTAVVSVMWVNNETGTIQPIEEIVKFVHDRGVLFHTDAVQAVGKLPISLKDLPVDYLSLAGHKFHAPKGIGALYVSKRVRFKPWMLGGGQEMGRRSGTENVPHIVAIGKAAELMREELATGGDAKVREMRDAFEHQVRTALPETVVNSITANRLGTTSSLTFPGIDAPGLLILLDERGVACSAGSACHTGALHPSHVLEAMGYDAQHANSTLRFSWSRLNTMEETQKAADLVIQSVHKMRELGAGSGDVVIRG; this is translated from the coding sequence ATGATTTATCTCGACTCCAACGCCACCACGCAAATCGACCCCCGCGTGGTGGAGGCGATGCTGCCCTTCCTCACGGAGCACTACGCCAATCCCTCCGCCTCCTACCGGGCAGCGCGGCATGTGCGACAGGCCGTGGACCATGCGCGTGAGCAGGTGGCCGCCCTCATTGGTTGCGAGCCGGGCGAACTCATCTTCATGAGCAGCGGCACAGAGGCGAACAACGCCGCGCTCTTCTCCGCACTCACCCTGCACACACCGCATCGTCGCCACCTCGTCTCCGCGAAGACTGAGCACAGCGCGGTTCTGGAAGTCGCCCGCCGCTGGATGGAAGAGGGCAATCCCACCACCTTCCTGGATGTGGATGAAGGCGGCACCGTGCACCCTGCATCATGGTCCCGCTGCGTGCAGCCCGGCCAGACTGCGGTGGTGAGCGTGATGTGGGTGAACAACGAAACCGGCACCATCCAGCCCATCGAGGAGATTGTGAAGTTCGTGCATGATCGCGGCGTGCTCTTCCACACGGACGCAGTGCAGGCCGTGGGCAAGCTGCCCATCTCGCTGAAGGATCTGCCCGTGGACTATCTCAGCCTCGCCGGGCACAAGTTTCATGCGCCCAAGGGCATCGGCGCGCTGTATGTGAGCAAGCGCGTGCGCTTCAAGCCCTGGATGCTCGGTGGTGGCCAGGAAATGGGACGCCGCAGTGGCACGGAGAACGTGCCTCACATCGTGGCCATCGGCAAAGCCGCCGAACTCATGCGCGAAGAACTCGCCACCGGTGGCGATGCCAAGGTGCGCGAGATGCGCGATGCCTTTGAGCACCAGGTCCGCACCGCGCTGCCGGAGACGGTGGTGAACAGCATCACCGCGAATCGCCTCGGCACCACCAGCAGCCTCACCTTCCCCGGCATCGATGCGCCCGGACTCCTCATCCTGCTGGATGAACGCGGCGTCGCCTGCTCCGCTGGTTCTGCCTGCCACACCGGCGCGCTGCATCCTTCCCACGTGCTCGAAGCCATGGGCTACGACGCGCAACATGCCAACAGCACCCTGCGCTTCTCCTGGTCACGCCTCAATACCATGGAGGAAACGCAGAAGGCTGCCGACCTTGTCATCCAGTCTGTGCACAAAATGCGCGAACTTGGCGCTGGCAGTGGGGATGTGGTGATACGGGGGTAG
- a CDS encoding SUMF1/EgtB/PvdO family nonheme iron enzyme encodes MTRTVGMRFDGVRTLRVRSVALLSVAVFLFGMQGAASLLAETKAPARITGKNGHVFIIVPEGSYEIGAKGHERNPLRTVTLKSYAIAEAETTNAQFAAFVEATGYVTDAEKRGSGKVAVEGMPDWAWDQIPGAHWRKPFGDRGKSWDELKDHPVTQISGTDAAAYCAWLGGRLPTLPEWEVAARAGKTTRYPWGNKYDMKLANTWNGESHLKDTKEDGHLYTAPVKSFPPNAWGLYDVIGNVFEYCTGLPAGARPGEEKRLVAGRGGSWWCSSNTCSFFNLVDIGQMDRHGSLANQGFRVVVDVTK; translated from the coding sequence ATGACACGAACGGTCGGCATGCGCTTTGATGGGGTCCGCACACTCCGTGTGCGGTCGGTTGCGTTGCTGAGTGTTGCCGTATTCCTCTTCGGCATGCAGGGAGCTGCCTCCTTGCTCGCCGAGACCAAAGCACCCGCACGCATCACGGGGAAGAACGGCCACGTCTTCATCATCGTGCCGGAAGGCTCCTACGAAATCGGAGCCAAAGGCCACGAGCGCAATCCGCTGCGCACCGTCACGCTGAAGAGCTATGCCATTGCGGAGGCGGAGACGACCAATGCACAGTTCGCCGCCTTCGTGGAAGCCACCGGCTATGTGACGGATGCGGAGAAGCGCGGCAGCGGCAAGGTGGCTGTGGAAGGCATGCCCGACTGGGCGTGGGACCAGATTCCCGGCGCGCACTGGCGCAAGCCCTTTGGCGACAGAGGCAAATCATGGGACGAACTCAAGGACCATCCCGTCACGCAAATCAGCGGCACCGATGCCGCTGCCTACTGCGCGTGGCTGGGTGGCCGCCTGCCGACATTACCGGAGTGGGAAGTCGCCGCGCGCGCCGGGAAGACGACGCGCTATCCCTGGGGCAATAAGTACGACATGAAGCTGGCCAACACCTGGAATGGCGAGAGTCACCTGAAGGACACGAAGGAAGATGGTCACCTCTACACCGCCCCTGTGAAATCCTTCCCGCCCAATGCGTGGGGTCTGTATGATGTGATAGGAAATGTGTTTGAATATTGCACCGGTCTCCCCGCCGGTGCGCGGCCTGGCGAAGAGAAACGCCTGGTCGCCGGACGTGGTGGCTCCTGGTGGTGCTCCTCCAACACGTGCAGCTTTTTCAACCTGGTGGATATCGGCCAGATGGACCGCCACGGTTCACTGGCGAATCAAGGATTCCGGGTGGTGGTGGATGTGACGAAGTGA
- a CDS encoding Gfo/Idh/MocA family oxidoreductase, producing MNTHTSIKRRDVLRSSLYAGTAMALPIWSRAEGSNSDIRVAVIGFNGRGKGHIGSLAKIKGVRLVALCDVDSGVLDKEIADQKKKGNTDIKAYTDYRKLVEDKDIDAVTIATPNHTHTLIAMTAIAAGKHVYVEKPTNHNLWEGSELVKAAAKVEGKQIVQHGMQRRSDLGWAAAQEYIKSGALGKTLLSRGVNYKARQSIGKVSEGKSAGADGTFAAGTFKDTKGTVDYNLWAGPREMSPINREKFHYDWHWQWAYGNGDIGNQGPHQLDVARWMIGNPEKLPVRVMSFGNRWGYVDDGQTANNQMALYDYGKGNVPILFDNRGLPRKDMDWTKGNEPVFKQVVRIGNVVHCEGGYVAESKAYDNEGKWNGTKFTIQDGPEHMANFISSIRAGKLINPNLHVSHGFQAASLAILSNISYRLGKKVSPAEVKERLSGDKFATETFEDFAANLQANKIDIGVDQVALGPWLSFNPDSLKFEGEFAEEANKLATDEYRKEFELPKIG from the coding sequence ATGAACACCCATACCTCCATCAAGCGTCGCGATGTTCTTCGCAGCTCGCTCTACGCAGGCACGGCCATGGCCCTGCCCATCTGGTCCCGCGCCGAAGGCTCCAACAGCGACATCCGGGTGGCCGTGATTGGCTTCAACGGCCGCGGCAAAGGCCACATCGGCAGCCTCGCCAAGATCAAGGGCGTGCGCCTCGTCGCTCTTTGCGATGTCGACTCCGGCGTGCTCGACAAGGAAATCGCCGACCAGAAGAAAAAGGGCAATACCGACATCAAGGCGTACACCGATTACCGCAAGCTTGTTGAAGACAAGGACATCGACGCGGTGACCATCGCCACGCCAAACCATACGCACACCCTCATCGCCATGACCGCCATCGCGGCTGGCAAGCACGTGTACGTGGAAAAGCCCACCAACCACAACCTCTGGGAAGGCTCCGAGCTCGTGAAGGCCGCCGCCAAGGTGGAAGGCAAGCAGATCGTCCAGCACGGCATGCAGCGCCGTTCGGACCTCGGCTGGGCCGCTGCGCAGGAGTACATCAAGTCCGGCGCGCTGGGCAAGACCCTCCTCTCCCGTGGCGTGAACTACAAGGCCCGCCAGAGCATCGGCAAGGTCAGCGAAGGCAAGAGCGCCGGTGCGGATGGCACCTTCGCCGCAGGCACCTTCAAGGACACCAAGGGCACCGTGGACTACAACCTCTGGGCTGGTCCCCGCGAAATGTCCCCCATCAACCGCGAGAAGTTCCACTATGACTGGCACTGGCAGTGGGCTTACGGCAACGGTGACATCGGCAACCAGGGACCGCACCAGCTCGACGTCGCCCGCTGGATGATCGGCAACCCCGAGAAGCTTCCCGTCCGCGTCATGAGCTTCGGCAACCGCTGGGGTTATGTCGACGACGGCCAGACCGCCAACAACCAGATGGCGCTCTATGATTACGGCAAAGGCAACGTGCCGATCCTGTTCGACAACCGCGGCCTTCCCCGCAAGGACATGGACTGGACGAAAGGCAATGAGCCTGTGTTCAAGCAGGTCGTGCGCATCGGCAACGTCGTGCATTGCGAAGGCGGCTACGTGGCCGAGTCCAAGGCGTATGACAACGAAGGCAAGTGGAATGGCACCAAGTTCACCATACAGGACGGTCCTGAGCACATGGCGAACTTCATCTCCTCGATCCGCGCCGGCAAGCTGATCAACCCGAACTTGCACGTGAGCCACGGCTTCCAGGCCGCCTCCCTGGCGATTCTGTCCAACATCAGCTACCGCCTTGGCAAGAAGGTCTCCCCTGCGGAAGTGAAAGAGCGTCTCTCCGGCGACAAGTTCGCCACCGAGACCTTCGAAGACTTCGCCGCGAACCTGCAGGCCAACAAGATCGACATCGGTGTCGATCAAGTCGCCCTCGGACCCTGGCTCTCCTTCAACCCCGACAGCTTGAAGTTCGAAGGCGAATTCGCCGAAGAAGCCAACAAGCTCGCCACGGACGAATACCGCAAGGAATTCGAACTGCCGAAGATTGGGTAA
- a CDS encoding SDR family oxidoreductase encodes MPNAYQTLKSDLQGNAQHWLVTGGAGFIGSHVVEQLLRLGQRVTVLDDLSAGTKERLQLAAAAAGDDGGTRRMAHFVEGDITDEAKCQHVIQGMDYVIHLAAMGSVPTSMEKPDQCHDTNATGTLNMLLAARKAGVKRFVFASSSAVYGDIVADSKVEKNIGRPLSPYAASKHINEIEAQTFFMAYGLQTVGLRFFNVFGPRQNPKGAYAAVIPQWISAMKAGRNVFINGDGENTRDFCFVRDVVQALLLAATTENEAAYGEVFNVGLGKATSLNELFAALQTEVQAQAGVEVPGPVFREFRPGDIRHSCADVSKVKEMLGFEPEYTVAAGLKETVAGY; translated from the coding sequence ATGCCCAACGCCTACCAGACCCTGAAGTCCGACCTGCAAGGCAATGCCCAGCACTGGCTGGTCACGGGAGGGGCGGGCTTCATCGGCTCGCACGTGGTGGAGCAGTTGCTGCGCCTGGGCCAGCGGGTGACGGTGCTGGATGACCTGAGCGCAGGCACCAAGGAGCGCCTGCAACTCGCGGCCGCCGCGGCGGGGGATGACGGGGGCACTCGGCGCATGGCGCACTTCGTGGAGGGTGACATCACGGACGAGGCGAAATGCCAGCATGTCATCCAGGGCATGGACTACGTGATCCATCTCGCCGCCATGGGCTCGGTGCCCACCTCGATGGAGAAGCCGGACCAGTGTCATGACACGAACGCGACCGGCACGCTGAACATGCTGCTCGCCGCGCGGAAGGCTGGCGTGAAGCGCTTCGTCTTTGCCAGCAGCAGCGCGGTGTATGGCGATATCGTGGCGGACTCGAAGGTGGAAAAGAACATCGGCCGCCCGCTCTCGCCCTATGCCGCGAGCAAGCACATCAACGAGATCGAGGCGCAGACCTTCTTCATGGCGTATGGGCTGCAGACGGTGGGCCTGCGATTTTTCAATGTCTTCGGTCCTCGTCAGAATCCGAAGGGCGCCTATGCCGCAGTGATCCCGCAGTGGATCTCCGCGATGAAGGCAGGACGCAATGTCTTCATCAATGGCGATGGCGAGAACACGCGCGATTTCTGTTTTGTGCGGGACGTGGTGCAGGCCCTCCTGCTCGCTGCGACCACGGAGAATGAAGCGGCCTATGGCGAAGTCTTCAACGTGGGCTTGGGCAAGGCGACGAGTCTGAATGAACTCTTCGCCGCGCTGCAAACCGAAGTGCAGGCTCAGGCCGGTGTGGAAGTGCCGGGCCCGGTCTTCCGCGAGTTCCGCCCCGGAGACATCCGCCACTCGTGTGCCGATGTGAGCAAGGTGAAGGAAATGCTCGGCTTCGAGCCGGAGTACACCGTGGCCGCGGGACTGAAGGAGACGGTGGCGGGGTATTAA
- a CDS encoding PmoA family protein translates to MRRLHPLPLVAAAFGLLALASSALAQTVTLTQSDTGVRVDIDGKLFTEYVTKDVPRPFFYPVIGGAGENIVRNFPMKTDVAGEPQDHPHHRGLWFAHGSINGMDFWSEMKDFGKQQSTGVSDLKAEGNKGSFTATTKWVSADGKPVLSDTRKFTITALPNGEKLLDFDITLQATEGEVTFGDTKEGTMAIRLCPQLTFKDKEGTGNAYNTQNDKKKDIWGKRAPWVAYFGPDPKGNVVGVAMFEHPKNFRAPTYWHARDYGLFAANPFGVHDFEGKKDEEHLGDHKMAKGDTLQLRYRFFFGKGKPMPKAMAARYDEYVKE, encoded by the coding sequence ATGCGACGCCTACACCCCCTGCCCCTTGTTGCAGCCGCTTTCGGCTTGCTCGCCCTGGCCTCCAGCGCCCTCGCCCAGACCGTCACCCTCACGCAGAGCGATACCGGCGTGCGTGTGGACATCGACGGCAAGCTCTTCACCGAGTACGTGACCAAGGACGTGCCGCGTCCCTTCTTCTACCCCGTCATCGGCGGCGCGGGTGAGAACATTGTGCGAAACTTCCCCATGAAGACGGACGTGGCCGGCGAGCCGCAGGACCACCCGCACCATCGCGGCCTCTGGTTCGCGCACGGCTCCATCAATGGCATGGATTTCTGGAGCGAGATGAAGGACTTCGGCAAGCAGCAGTCCACCGGCGTGAGCGACCTCAAGGCCGAGGGGAACAAGGGCTCCTTCACCGCCACCACCAAGTGGGTCTCCGCCGACGGCAAGCCCGTGCTGAGCGACACCCGCAAGTTCACCATCACCGCCCTGCCGAACGGCGAGAAGCTGCTCGACTTCGACATCACCCTGCAGGCCACCGAAGGCGAAGTGACCTTCGGCGACACCAAGGAAGGCACCATGGCCATCCGCCTCTGCCCGCAGCTGACCTTCAAGGACAAGGAAGGCACCGGCAACGCCTACAACACGCAAAACGACAAGAAGAAGGACATCTGGGGCAAGCGCGCCCCGTGGGTCGCCTACTTTGGCCCGGATCCGAAGGGCAACGTCGTCGGCGTCGCCATGTTCGAGCACCCCAAGAACTTCCGCGCACCCACCTACTGGCACGCCCGCGACTACGGCCTCTTCGCCGCGAACCCCTTCGGCGTCCACGACTTCGAGGGCAAGAAGGACGAAGAACACCTCGGCGACCACAAGATGGCCAAGGGCGACACCCTGCAGCTCCGCTACCGCTTCTTCTTCGGCAAAGGCAAGCCCATGCCCAAGGCCATGGCCGCGAGGTATGACGAGTACGTGAAGGAGTAG
- a CDS encoding antibiotic biosynthesis monooxygenase, with amino-acid sequence MSAIATTPEPPYYAVIFTSARTDDDRGYGHMADRMVELAREQPGFLGVESVRGADGVGITVSYWESEDAIRHWKANAEHQAAQRGGQTTWYADYFLRVAKVERQYGKVKN; translated from the coding sequence ATGAGCGCGATCGCCACGACTCCCGAGCCTCCCTACTACGCCGTCATCTTCACCAGTGCCCGCACGGACGACGACCGTGGTTACGGACACATGGCCGACCGCATGGTTGAGCTCGCCCGTGAGCAGCCCGGCTTCCTGGGCGTAGAGAGCGTGCGCGGAGCGGATGGTGTGGGCATCACCGTGAGTTATTGGGAAAGCGAGGATGCCATCCGCCACTGGAAGGCGAACGCAGAACATCAGGCCGCGCAACGTGGTGGCCAGACGACGTGGTACGCAGATTACTTCCTCCGCGTGGCCAAGGTGGAGCGGCAGTATGGGAAGGTTAAGAACTAA
- a CDS encoding class I SAM-dependent methyltransferase has translation MSDPSEAYFAQDLEAMDQAENYFDWIFEGFGPYIGKDILEVGAGTGNLSKRLLKFKPDRVVGVEPSSNVYQILEKRLGAEPGFTPVRGCLSDHHAKWQRAFDTVMYVNVMEHVEKDREEVELASSCLRAGGHLLIFVPAQPWLYGSADELFGHYRRYTKESLSALLPAADWEVVDLRYFDVLGMLPWWVSFVLLRSKKMSPGGVKLYDRYAVPVMRRVENALPPAVGKNLLLVARRKG, from the coding sequence ATGAGTGATCCATCAGAAGCATATTTCGCCCAGGACTTGGAGGCGATGGATCAGGCCGAGAACTACTTCGACTGGATCTTTGAAGGCTTTGGTCCCTACATCGGGAAAGACATCCTGGAGGTGGGCGCCGGTACGGGAAACCTGTCCAAGCGGCTGCTGAAATTCAAGCCTGACCGCGTGGTGGGAGTGGAACCCTCCAGCAATGTTTACCAGATTTTGGAAAAACGTCTCGGCGCAGAGCCGGGATTCACGCCCGTGCGCGGCTGCCTTTCCGACCACCATGCGAAGTGGCAGCGGGCCTTTGACACCGTGATGTATGTCAATGTGATGGAGCACGTGGAAAAGGACCGGGAGGAGGTGGAGCTTGCCTCATCCTGCCTGCGCGCCGGAGGGCACCTGCTCATCTTTGTTCCTGCACAGCCCTGGCTTTACGGCAGTGCTGATGAACTCTTCGGCCACTACCGGCGCTACACCAAGGAATCGCTCTCCGCTCTTCTTCCTGCAGCCGATTGGGAAGTCGTGGACCTGCGTTACTTTGACGTCCTCGGCATGCTGCCGTGGTGGGTGAGCTTTGTCTTGCTGCGGTCCAAGAAGATGAGTCCCGGAGGCGTGAAGTTGTATGACCGCTATGCCGTTCCCGTCATGAGGCGCGTCGAAAACGCCCTTCCTCCAGCCGTCGGGAAAAACCTGCTGCTGGTGGCCCGCAGGAAAGGCTAG
- a CDS encoding RsmB/NOP family class I SAM-dependent RNA methyltransferase, translating into MVVAQEVPQPPPQKLPHLIIDQVIEALADVFLDGYHADKVIERRFRAHPKWGSRDRRLFAESVYDTIRWWRWYWHLAGLPPEEYLQKDALDASRLWQVWSVYWFEKHGSLPAWEECREINTDKLQRRRARTVPPALRASFPDWLHDRGAAELGEDWPHALAMLNEPAPVFLRANTLKAAAGKVCHTLAEEGYESRPLGEELPDALVLTKRQNVFQTQAFKDGLFEVQDAGSQRIAPFLQVAPGMRVVDGCAGAGGKSLHLAALMKNKGRIVALDTVEWKLKELRKRAARAGADTIETRVIEGSQTIKRLRATADRVLLDVPCSGLGVIRRNPDAKWKLHEEELTRLTLLQADILERYSRMTRPGGKLVYATCSIFRSENEDQVRAFLQKHGDEWTLEEEFRLQPGDDGGDGFYAARLAKSETAKKESADSESDE; encoded by the coding sequence ATGGTGGTAGCGCAGGAGGTGCCCCAGCCTCCTCCGCAGAAACTTCCCCACCTCATCATCGACCAGGTCATCGAAGCGCTCGCCGATGTCTTCCTGGACGGGTATCACGCGGACAAGGTGATCGAGCGCCGCTTCCGTGCACATCCGAAGTGGGGCTCACGGGACCGCCGCCTCTTTGCCGAGAGCGTGTATGACACCATCCGCTGGTGGCGCTGGTACTGGCACCTCGCCGGCCTGCCCCCAGAGGAGTACCTGCAAAAGGATGCGCTGGATGCCTCCCGCCTCTGGCAGGTCTGGTCGGTCTATTGGTTTGAGAAGCACGGCAGCCTCCCCGCGTGGGAGGAATGCCGGGAGATCAACACAGACAAACTCCAGCGCCGCCGCGCCCGCACCGTGCCCCCCGCCCTCCGCGCCTCCTTCCCCGACTGGCTGCATGATCGGGGCGCTGCCGAACTCGGCGAGGACTGGCCGCATGCGCTGGCCATGCTGAATGAGCCCGCACCCGTCTTCCTCCGAGCCAACACCCTGAAAGCCGCGGCGGGCAAGGTCTGCCACACCCTCGCTGAGGAGGGCTACGAATCCCGCCCCTTGGGCGAGGAGTTGCCAGACGCGCTGGTGCTCACCAAGCGGCAGAATGTCTTCCAGACACAGGCCTTCAAAGATGGTCTCTTCGAAGTGCAGGACGCCGGTTCGCAACGCATCGCACCCTTCCTTCAGGTCGCACCCGGCATGCGTGTAGTGGATGGTTGCGCTGGCGCCGGCGGAAAGAGCCTGCACCTCGCCGCGCTCATGAAGAACAAGGGCCGCATCGTCGCCCTGGACACCGTCGAATGGAAACTCAAGGAACTGCGCAAGCGCGCCGCACGCGCCGGAGCGGACACCATCGAGACCCGAGTCATCGAGGGCTCCCAGACCATCAAACGCCTCCGTGCCACCGCCGACCGTGTGCTGCTGGATGTGCCGTGCAGCGGTCTCGGCGTCATCCGCCGGAATCCGGATGCGAAATGGAAGCTGCATGAGGAGGAACTCACCCGCCTGACCCTGCTCCAGGCAGACATCCTCGAGCGCTACTCCCGCATGACACGCCCGGGCGGCAAGCTGGTGTACGCCACGTGCAGCATCTTCCGCAGCGAGAACGAAGACCAGGTGCGCGCCTTTTTGCAAAAGCATGGCGATGAGTGGACCCTGGAGGAAGAATTCCGCCTGCAGCCCGGCGATGACGGCGGGGATGGTTTCTACGCGGCAAGGCTCGCGAAGTCCGAGACGGCGAAAAAGGAATCCGCAGATTCTGAGTCGGATGAGTAA